The sequence cggttcccacaaacacCATCGACCAACACCGTCGACCAACACCGTCGACCAACACCGTCGACCAACACCGTCGACCAACACCATCGACCAACACCATCGACCAACACCGTCGACCAACACCATCGACCAACACCGTCGACCAGCAACATCAACCAACACCGTCGACCAACACCATCGACCAACACCATCGACCAACACCGTCGACCAGCAACATCAACCAACACCGTCGACCAACACCATCGACCAACACCGTCGACCAACACCATCGACCAACACCATCGACCAACACCATCGACCAACACCGTCGACCAACACCATCGACCAACACCATCGACCAACACCGTCGACCAACACCATCGACCAACACCATCGACCAACACCATCGACCAACACCGTCGACCAGCAACATCAACCAACACCGTCGACCAACACCATCGACCAACACCATCGACCAACACCGTCGACCAGCAACATCAACCAACACCGTCGACCAACACCATCGACCAACACCGTCGACCAACACCATCGACCAACACCATCGACCAACACCATCGACCAACACCGTCGACCAACACCATCGACCAACACCGTCGACCAACACCGTCGACCAACACCATCGACCAACACCGTCGACTAACACCGTCGACCAACACCATCGACCAACACCATCGACCAACACCATCGACCAACACCATCGACCAACACCATCGACCAACACCGTCGACCAACACCATCGACCAACACCATCGACCAACACCGTCGACCAACACCATTGACCAACACCGTCGACCAACACCATCGACCAACACCGTCGACCAACGCCATCGACCAACACCATCGACCAACACCATCGACCAACACCATCGACCAACACTGTCGACCAACACCATCGACCAACACCATCGACCAACACCGTCGACCAACACCGTCGACCAACACCGTCGACCAACACAGTCGACCAACACCGTCGATCAACACCGTCGACCAACACCATCGACCAACACCATCGACCAACACCGTCGACCAACACCATTGACCAACACCGTCGACCAACACCATCGACCAACACCGTCGACCAACGCCATCGACCAACACCGTCGACTAACACCGTCGACCAACACCGTCGACTAACACCGTCGACCAACACCGTCGACCAACACCGTCGACCAACACCGTCGACCAACACCGTCGACTAACACCGTCGACCAACACCGTCGACTAACACCGTCGACCAACACCGTCGACCAACACCGTCGACTAACACCGTCGACCAACACCGTCGACCAACACCGTCGACCAACACCGTTCACCAACACCGTCGACCAACACCGTCGACTAACACCGTCGACCAACACCGTCGACTAACACCGTCGACCAACACCGTCGACCAACACCGTCGACTAACACCGTCGACCAACACCGTCGACTAACACCGTCGACCAACACCGTCGACCAACACCGGAATCAGGGGTGACAAACGGAACTCATTTATTCAAAtcagtatatttataaatatatttataaatcatATATTTATAAATCATAAGTgtgatttataaatataaatccgCTGTGATAGACCACGTGATCACTTAATCACTGGGATAAGCTTTATATTAATGATGATAATTAGTCATCAACGGACTGGCGAACATGGGAGGGTAGTGGGTGAGGGTGTATACGGGGAGAGGCAAcatgggagggtggtgggtgagggtgtatacGGGGAGAGGCAACATGGGAGGGTAGTGGGTGAGGGTGTATACGGGGAGAGGCAAcatgggagggtggtgggtgagggtgtataTGGGGAGAGGCAACATGGGAGGGTAGTGGGTGAGGGTGTATACGGGGAGAGGCAACATGGGAGGGTAGTGGGTGAGGGTGTATACGGGGAGAGGCAAcatgggagggtggtgggtgagggtgtatacGGGGAGAGGCAACATGGGAGGGTAGTGGGTGAGGGTGTATACGGGGAGAGGCAacatgggagggtggtgtgttgggtgtatATTGGAAGAgagggtgggtgggagagggaacatgggagagtggtgggtgagggtgtatatggggagaggcaacatgggagggtggtgggtgagggtgtatatggggagaggcaacatgggaggg is a genomic window of Procambarus clarkii isolate CNS0578487 chromosome 8, FALCON_Pclarkii_2.0, whole genome shotgun sequence containing:
- the LOC138359747 gene encoding uncharacterized protein; the protein is MQSGISQIQVSEVPEHDVAYLKIKGQLITTSVLAVPDFDKEWEVLTDTSDIAIGSCLMQRDSEIHPHPVVYFIRKVKGPEVRYSATDKKAFAIVESDYETKWLPGGQQLIRDLVRRRDTCLKLITCRFPQTPSTNTVDQHRRPTPSTNTVDQHHRPTPSTNTVDQHHRPTPSTSNINQHRRPTPSTNTIDQHRRPATSTNTVDQHHRPTPSTNTIDQHHRPTPSTNTVDQHHRPTPSTNTVDQHHRPTPSTNTIDQHRRPATSTNTVDQHHRPTPSTNTVDQQHQPTPSTNTIDQHRRPTPSTNTIDQHHRPTPSTNTIDQHRRPTPSTNTIDQHRRLTPSTNTIDQHHRPTPSTNTIDQHHRPTPSTNTIDQHHRPTPSTNTIDQHRRPTPSTNTVDQRHRPTPSTNTIDQHHRPTLSTNTIDQHHRPTPSTNTVDQHRRPTQSTNTVDQHRRPTPSTNTIDQHRRPTPLTNTVDQHHRPTPSTNAIDQHRRLTPSTNTVD